One segment of Scleropages formosus chromosome 23, fSclFor1.1, whole genome shotgun sequence DNA contains the following:
- the LOC108927846 gene encoding CKLF-like MARVEL transmembrane domain-containing protein 7 isoform X6, whose translation MANVSTRAMTVVLLIAFLCVHCSSLWTDYSAYRFFEVVTLWFHITFLIFLIMHILQLQSKLSCINWTMTEFLHYIIGASLTFIASTVAAVKSYGLSSLVAGSVFGFIATSLLVISMWFSYKVTYGQPTTSINV comes from the exons ATGGCTAATGTTTCAACAAGAGCCATGACG GTGGTGCTCCTCATCGCATTCCTCTGTGTGCACTGCTCCTCATTGTGGACTGACTACTCCGCCTACCGATTCTTTGAGGTGGTCACGCTCTGGTTCCACATAACTTTCCTCATCTTTCTCATCATGCATATCTTACAGCTTCAGAGCAAACTGTCATGCATCAACTGGACCATGACG GAGTTCCTGCACTACATCATTGGCGCCTCCCTCACCTTCATTGCCTCCACAGTGGCTGCGGTGAAGAGCTATGGGTTGTCATCCCTCGTGGCTGGTTCA GTGTTTGGATTCATTGCAACCAGTCTGCTGGTCATTAGCATGTGGTTTTCCTACAAGGTTACGTACGGGCAGCCGACAACAA gtataaatgtgtaa
- the LOC108927846 gene encoding CKLF-like MARVEL transmembrane domain-containing protein 7 isoform X4 has product MANVSTRAMTVSTVNASTSTGTTWVNMGYTRSYEGMLKVTQVVVLLIAFLCVHCSSLWTDYSAYRFFEVVTLWFHITFLIFLIMHILQLQSKLSCINWTMTEFLHYIIGASLTFIASTVAAVKSYGLSSLVAGSVFGFIATSLLVISMWFSYKVTYGQPTTSINV; this is encoded by the exons ATGGCTAATGTTTCAACAAGAGCCATGACGGTGAGCACTGTGAACGCGAGCACGAGCACGGGCACTACATGGGTCAACATGGGCTACACCAGGTCTTACGAGGGAATGCTCAAGGTGACCCAAGTG GTGGTGCTCCTCATCGCATTCCTCTGTGTGCACTGCTCCTCATTGTGGACTGACTACTCCGCCTACCGATTCTTTGAGGTGGTCACGCTCTGGTTCCACATAACTTTCCTCATCTTTCTCATCATGCATATCTTACAGCTTCAGAGCAAACTGTCATGCATCAACTGGACCATGACG GAGTTCCTGCACTACATCATTGGCGCCTCCCTCACCTTCATTGCCTCCACAGTGGCTGCGGTGAAGAGCTATGGGTTGTCATCCCTCGTGGCTGGTTCA GTGTTTGGATTCATTGCAACCAGTCTGCTGGTCATTAGCATGTGGTTTTCCTACAAGGTTACGTACGGGCAGCCGACAACAA gtataaatgtgtaa
- the LOC108927846 gene encoding CKLF-like MARVEL transmembrane domain-containing protein 8 isoform X2 — translation MREGMSQKEVDNLEPPERWCIYLHFELIYQHIPKLCCEASRPLCVDPHSAETHCPPSSTAQVFGLLVWMLITGTEYFHVPAFGWVMFVAVTYWVLTVFFLIMYLTNARARMPRVPWTTVALGFNVSGAVFYLVAIILEATSLHLANKKQHTFDSWTASMFFAFLVALCYAVHAYFSYRAWASHGEHQ, via the exons ATGAGGGAAGGAATGTCTCAAAAGGAAGTAGACAATCTGGAGCCTCCAGAGAGATGGTGCATTTATCTCCACTTTGAGCTCATATATCAACACATACCAAAGTTATGTTGTGAAGCCTCCAGGCCACTGTGTGTGGACCCACACAGTGCTGAAACACACTGTCCCCCATCTTCCACTGCCCAGGTGTTCGGGCTCCTGGTGTGGATGTTGATCACAGGGACAGAGTACTTCCATGTTCCAGCATTCGGATGGGTCATGTTTGTGGCCGTCACCTACTGGGTGCTCACtgtcttcttcctcatcatgtACCTCACCAATGCCCGTGCCAGGATGCCTCGGGTCCCCTGGACCACAGTG GCACTAGGTTTCAATGTCAGTGGTGCAGTGTTTTATCTGGTGGCCATAATCCTGGAGGCAACATCCCTCCACTTGGccaacaaaaaacagcacaccTTTGACAGCTGGACTGCCTCCATG TTCTTCGCCTTCCTCGTAGCACTTTGCTATGCAGTCCACGCATACTTCAGTTACAGAGCGTGGGCATCTCATGGAGAGCATCAGTAG
- the LOC108927846 gene encoding CKLF-like MARVEL transmembrane domain-containing protein 8 isoform X1, with product MTERAAATAVSASVSTGAVSNPLPSPEHPACSTLVYDARFLRSAPAIFIFAELVFGLLVWMLITGTEYFHVPAFGWVMFVAVTYWVLTVFFLIMYLTNARARMPRVPWTTVVVLLIAFLCVHCSSLWTDYSAYRFFEVVTLWFHITFLIFLIMHILQLQSKLSCINWTMTEFLHYIIGASLTFIASTVAAVKSYGLSSLVAGSVFGFIATSLLVISMWFSYKVTYGQPTTSINV from the exons ATGACCGAGCGCGCGGCCGCAACCGCGGTGAGCGCGAGTGTGAGCACTGGCGCGGTCTCGAACCCGCTCCCGAGCCCGGAGCACCCGGCTTGCTCCACTCTGGTGTACGACGCGCGCTTCTTAAGGAGCGCGCCAGCTATCTTCATCTTCGCGGAGCtc GTGTTCGGGCTCCTGGTGTGGATGTTGATCACAGGGACAGAGTACTTCCATGTTCCAGCATTCGGATGGGTCATGTTTGTGGCCGTCACCTACTGGGTGCTCACtgtcttcttcctcatcatgtACCTCACCAATGCCCGTGCCAGGATGCCTCGGGTCCCCTGGACCACAGTG GTGGTGCTCCTCATCGCATTCCTCTGTGTGCACTGCTCCTCATTGTGGACTGACTACTCCGCCTACCGATTCTTTGAGGTGGTCACGCTCTGGTTCCACATAACTTTCCTCATCTTTCTCATCATGCATATCTTACAGCTTCAGAGCAAACTGTCATGCATCAACTGGACCATGACG GAGTTCCTGCACTACATCATTGGCGCCTCCCTCACCTTCATTGCCTCCACAGTGGCTGCGGTGAAGAGCTATGGGTTGTCATCCCTCGTGGCTGGTTCA GTGTTTGGATTCATTGCAACCAGTCTGCTGGTCATTAGCATGTGGTTTTCCTACAAGGTTACGTACGGGCAGCCGACAACAA gtataaatgtgtaa
- the LOC108927846 gene encoding CKLF-like MARVEL transmembrane domain-containing protein 8 isoform X5 produces the protein MREGMSQKEVDNLEPPERWCIYLHFELIYQHIPKLCCEASRPLCVDPHSAETHCPPSSTAQVFGLLVWMLITGTEYFHVPAFGWVMFVAVTYWVLTVFFLIMYLTNARARMPRVPWTTVFFAFLVALCYAVHAYFSYRAWASHGEHQ, from the exons ATGAGGGAAGGAATGTCTCAAAAGGAAGTAGACAATCTGGAGCCTCCAGAGAGATGGTGCATTTATCTCCACTTTGAGCTCATATATCAACACATACCAAAGTTATGTTGTGAAGCCTCCAGGCCACTGTGTGTGGACCCACACAGTGCTGAAACACACTGTCCCCCATCTTCCACTGCCCAGGTGTTCGGGCTCCTGGTGTGGATGTTGATCACAGGGACAGAGTACTTCCATGTTCCAGCATTCGGATGGGTCATGTTTGTGGCCGTCACCTACTGGGTGCTCACtgtcttcttcctcatcatgtACCTCACCAATGCCCGTGCCAGGATGCCTCGGGTCCCCTGGACCACAGTG TTCTTCGCCTTCCTCGTAGCACTTTGCTATGCAGTCCACGCATACTTCAGTTACAGAGCGTGGGCATCTCATGGAGAGCATCAGTAG
- the LOC108927846 gene encoding CKLF-like MARVEL transmembrane domain-containing protein 8 isoform X3: MTERAAATAVSASVSTGAVSNPLPSPEHPACSTLVYDARFLRSAPAIFIFAELVFGLLVWMLITGTEYFHVPAFGWVMFVAVTYWVLTVFFLIMYLTNARARMPRVPWTTVALGFNVSGAVFYLVAIILEATSLHLANKKQHTFDSWTASMFFAFLVALCYAVHAYFSYRAWASHGEHQ; the protein is encoded by the exons ATGACCGAGCGCGCGGCCGCAACCGCGGTGAGCGCGAGTGTGAGCACTGGCGCGGTCTCGAACCCGCTCCCGAGCCCGGAGCACCCGGCTTGCTCCACTCTGGTGTACGACGCGCGCTTCTTAAGGAGCGCGCCAGCTATCTTCATCTTCGCGGAGCtc GTGTTCGGGCTCCTGGTGTGGATGTTGATCACAGGGACAGAGTACTTCCATGTTCCAGCATTCGGATGGGTCATGTTTGTGGCCGTCACCTACTGGGTGCTCACtgtcttcttcctcatcatgtACCTCACCAATGCCCGTGCCAGGATGCCTCGGGTCCCCTGGACCACAGTG GCACTAGGTTTCAATGTCAGTGGTGCAGTGTTTTATCTGGTGGCCATAATCCTGGAGGCAACATCCCTCCACTTGGccaacaaaaaacagcacaccTTTGACAGCTGGACTGCCTCCATG TTCTTCGCCTTCCTCGTAGCACTTTGCTATGCAGTCCACGCATACTTCAGTTACAGAGCGTGGGCATCTCATGGAGAGCATCAGTAG
- the LOC108927855 gene encoding CKLF-like MARVEL transmembrane domain-containing protein 6, which translates to MVSSTVNQSKNESHAPKTKEVELPGVSVGGSHIVFTVVELLLSLTAFILEELIITCTSCLPLYYFEFASFTASLFTLLFLIVGFMDLPRTLDIPWLSCLELFTKMAVCALFFIASIVFFYNNDRTQLEMTAMAFGFLATFVFMTDIGIHVKMGMLMKADRPSVIKKGANSCGVPHT; encoded by the exons ATGGTATCGAGCacagtaaatcagagtaaaaacGAGTCTCACGCGCCAAAAACGAAGGAAGTGGAACTGCCGGGTGTCAGTGTCGGCGGATCGCATATTGTCTTTACAGTCGTCGAACTG CTCCTGTCCTTAACTGCTTTCATCCTGGAGGAGCTCATCATCACTTGCACATCCTGTTTGCCCCTTTACTACTTTGAGTTTGCCAGCTTCACAGCCTCCCTCTTCACACTTCTCTTCCTCATTGTGGGCTTTATGGACCTTCCGAGGACACTGGACATCCCGTGGCTCTCCTGTCTG GAACTGTTCACCAAAATGGcagtttgtgcactttttttcattgcatccattgtatttttttacaaCAACGACAGGACCCAGTTGGAGATGACTGCCATG GCTTTTGGGTTCTTAGCAACTTTTGTGTTCATGACTGACATCGGAATCCATGTGAAAATGGGAATGCTGATGAAAGCTGATCGACCCAGTGTGATCAAGAAGGGGGCAAATTCCTGTGGAGTGCCACACACCTGA